Genomic window (Allostreptomyces psammosilenae):
GAGGCCGTGGGTGAGCAGCAGCATCAGCAGGATGCAGGCCAGCGCCGAGGCGATCGTCACCCAGCGGAAGCGGGCGCCGGAACGCAGCCCGAAGATGATCAGCCCGGTCGATATGCCCACCGAGAGCACCACCAGCAGGCCGAGCTTGGCGCGGATCGAGCGCAGCGGATCCAGCGGGCGGAGCACCCGCCACAGCCAGGCCAGGCCCGGCGGCACCGTCACCCGGCGGTGCAGGTGCCGGGAGAGCCGCCGGCCGCGCTCCAGGGCCCGACGCCGCCGCTCCGCCGCCGCCAGCTCCGGATCCCGCCGCTCCCGCTCCGCCGGACCGCCACGCCGTGCCGGGCGCGCACCACGCCTGACACGCGCCGCACGCGGTTCGCGTGGTTCGCGCGGTTCAGGCGCCGGAGGTTCCGGCCGCTTCGGCCGTTCTTCCGGCGGCCCGGTTTCCTTCGACCCGCCAGGTTCCTCCTGCGGGTCCTGCGGGCCGGGCCGGTCCGCCCGTCCCGCGCCAACCGGCTGGTCCGGCTCGTCCGGACGGTCCGGCTGGTCCGGCTGGTCCGGCTCGTCCGGTCGCGTTCCGGCCACCGAGCTCACGCCCTCCCCGCCCCCTCACTCATCCCGGCAACTGGAGCGCGTACCCGACACCGTGCACCGTCCGGATCCGCTCGGGGCCGATCTTGCGGCGCAGCGACTTCACATGGCTGTCCACCGTGCGCGTCCCGGAGGCGTCGGTCCACCCCCACACCTGGGAGAGCAACTCCTCCCGGCTGAGCACCGCCCGGGGCCGGGAGGCCAGGCAGACCAGCAGGTCGTGCTCGGTCGGCGTCAGGTGCACCTCCTGCCGCTCGGAGCCGCGCCGCACCCAGACCCGCCGCTGCGCCTGGTCCAGCTCCAGCCCGTCCAGCTGGAGGACCTCCGAGGCGCTGTCCCGGGCCAGCTCGGCGGCCCGGTCCACCCGGCGCAGCAGCGCCTGGACCCGCGCGGCCAGCTCCCGCATGGAGAACGGCTTGGTCATGTAGTCGTCGGCGCCGACGCCGAGGCCCACCAGCAGGTCGGTCTCGTCGGTGCGGGCGGTCAGCATCAGCACGCACACCGGGCGGTCGGCCTGCACCCGGCGGCAGACCTCCAGGCCGTCGAAGCCGGGGAGCATCAGGTCCAGGACGATCAGGTCGGGGCGGATCTCCCGGGCCAGCCGCACGGCCCCGGGGCCGTCCACGGCGAGCTCCACCCGCAGGCCCTCCGCGCGCAGCCGGGTGGCGACGGCGTCGGCGATGGTCGGGTCATCCTCGACGACCAGGACGGTCCGGCGGCTGACCGGCGGATCGCCGGCCGGCCGGGCGGTGGGTTTCTCCCGCGTCTCCCGGGTGTGCTCCACGGATGATCCTTCCTTCCGGTGCGCCTCGGGGTGGCTGCCGGCAGTCAGCGTACGCAACCGGGCGCCGCCGGCAGCGCGGTCGCGGGAATCCGGGGTCCGTCGGCGGCCCGGTCGCGACCACCGCGCGAGCCGTGCGCCGCGGCGCGGCCGCACGGTGGTTCGACCCACGGGCGTGACGTGACGTCAAACGCCTGCGGCGCGGGGAGGTTCCCACGCCCCCGAGTGCGCGCGAACAGGTTAGCGACCCGGGCCGCCGCACCCCACCGTCTCCGCGCCCCACGGGGTTGCGCGGGCCGCTGGTTCCCGCCCCCACGGGGGTTGCGCGGGCCGCCGGTTCAGGCGGAGGCGAGGTAGACGACGTCCGGGACGCCGCGCGCCACCAGCACCGGCACCTCCCGGCGCGTCACCCGGGGGAAGGCCGCGCGCAGCCGCTCCTCGAAGGGCTCCGACGCGGCGGCGCTCCACACCGCGAGCACCCCGCCGGGCGCCAGCCGTCCGCGCAGCAGCCGCAGGCCGGCCGCCCCGTACAGGGCGGCGTTGCCCTCGGTGACGGTCCAGTCCGGACCGTTGTCGATGTCCAGGCAGATGGCGTCGTAGCGCTCGTCGGTGGTCCGGAGGTGGTCGAGCAGGTCGGCGCGCACACAGCGCACGTCGTCACGGGCCAGCGCGCCGGCGCTGAAGCGGGCGAGCGGGGCGTCACCGACGGTGTGCCACTCCACGACGGCGCTCTCCCGCTCCACCACGGTGATCCGTCCGGCGCGCGGGTCCGCAGCCGCCTCGGCCAGCGAGAAGCCGACACCGAGGCCGCCGATCAGCACCCGGGCCGGTCCGTCCCGCCGGGGCCCGGGGGGTGTGGGGCGGCCGGGACCGTCCGCCGTGTCCAGGGCGTCCAGGGCGGCGCGGACCAGCAGCCGCTCGGAGGTGCCGTCGGAGGTGTCCATCAGGAAGCAGCCGTTGCTGATGATCTCCATCCGCTCCGCGCGCCGGCGCAGCACGACCTCCCCCCACGGCCCCTCGCGCCGGTCCACGACCACGGGGTCGTCGGTGGCCGGCTCCTGCGTTGTCGGGTGGTGCGTCGTCGGACGGTGGGCGGACGTCGCGGATGTCATCGGCAGTGGGCCTCCCGGCGGAGCGGCGCCCGTTCCGTCGCCACGGCGGGCGCTCGACATGTGTGGTGGTACGTGCCCCACCCTGTCAGAACGTTCCGTCACCGGCAGCGGAGTTTCCGCCCCGCCGCCGGTGACGGCCGGTTTCCCCGCCCGCCACGCGCCTGTCCGCCGGGCCCGTTCGCGGGGCCCGCTCGCGGGGCGTCCCTCATGCGCCTGACTGCTGGGATTGCCTTCGCCGCGCCCGCTCGTCAGGCCGCCTGCGCCGTGCCTGCTGCCGGGCCTCGCCCGCCGTGGCGCCAGCCGGCCCTCAGGCCACGCCCTCCGTCCTGGCGCCTGCTGCTTTCCCCCCCCCGGGGCTCTACTTCCAGCTCCAGCGCCCCGCTCTCCAGATCCGAGCCCCCTCCAGATCCCCGCCCTTCCCGAACCCGGCCCTTCCCGCCAACCCCAGCCACCCCCGCCCCGGCCCCCCACCCCCGATCGAGCCCAGCCACCCCACCAGGGCAACCCACCCCAGGCACCCCACTCAGCCATCCCACTCAGCCATCCCACTCAGGCACCCCACTCAGGCACCCCACCAAGGCACCCCACCCCACGCAGACGCGCCGCGCCCACACCGCTCATGGTCACTACACCGTGAGGGGGATGGAGCAGAGTTATCCACAGGCCGCACATGGAGGGCTGCGCCCCGTCACCCACCCATGGGATCCTGAAAAAGGGGACCAAAAATCCCCCCAAGGGGGGTTTGGGGGCGCGTACGGGCGGGTGGGGTTGGCCGGCTTCACGGTGGCGCGGGCCGGCTTCACGGGGTGCCGGGCGGAGTTATCCACAGGCGGCACATGGGGGGCTGCGGTGCGTCATCCCCCCATGGGATCCTGAAGAAGGGGGTCGAAAAGCCCCCCAAAGGGGGTTTGGGGGGAAGTGCGGCGGGCTCGGTTCCGGCGGGGGTGGCAGCCCCGCTCGGGGGAGAATTCCGACATGGTGTGGGAGAACGGACCCGGTGCCCCGACGCCCGTCCCGCGGCGGCCGACCCCTCGACTGCCCCGGGTGACCGCGGCCGGGGTGCGCTCCGCGCTCGGCGCCTGGCTGATCGGCTGGCTGGTGCTCTACCTCACCATCCGCCTGGTGCCCGGGCTGTCCATGCGCGACTGGTGGGACGCCCCGATCGCCGCCCTCATCGTGGCCGCGGTCGGGGTGGTGCTGCGCCCCCCGTTGACCTCCCTGGTGGTGCGGCTGTCCTGGTTCGGCGTCTTCGGCCTCGGCCTGCTGGTGGACGCCTGCGTGCTCTGGACCGCGATGTGGCTGGCGCCGGGCATCGACGTCGACGCCAGCGCCGCCGGCTTCGGATCCGCGCTGGCCGCCTCCTGGGCGTCGGCGGTCGTGATGTCGCTGATCGGCTGGGTCTTCGTGCTCGACGACGACGAGGCGTTCCTCGCGCACTGCGTGCGGATGGCCCGCCGGGTGCAGCGCCGCGGGCGGCGCCTGGACCGCCGGGCCGAGCGGCGGCTGGCCCGCGCGCGCCGGGAGCCGGCCGGCCCGGCCGAGCCCTCCGCCGCGGCGCCCGCCATCCCCGGCGGCGCGCCCCCGACCCGCCCCGGGCGCCTCCGCCCCACCCCCGGCCACCCCGCCCCGGGCCGCCCCGCCCCGGGCCGCCCGGAGCCCGCCGGCCGCCCCGGCGCCCGGCCCGGCCCGCGCGCCGTCGGCGGTCTGAGCCCGCTCTCCGGGACGGTCGGCCGGCCGCTCGCCGTCGCCGGGGCGCGTCCGACGCTGCCCGGCTGGGCCGACGTCTCCCGCCCCGGGGTGGTCTTCGTGCAGCTCGACGGCGTCTCCGCACCCGTCCTGCGCTGGATGCTCTCCGCCGGGGAGCTGCCCACCCTCAGCCGGTGGCTGCGCAGCGGCAGTCACCGGCTCGGCGGCTGGACCTCCCTCCTGCCCTCCACCACGCCCGCCGCCCAGGCCGCCCTGCTGCACGGCAGCAACGAGGGCATCCCCGGGTTCCGCTGGTACGAGAAGGACGGCGGCCGCCTGGTGGTCTCCAACCGCCCGCGCGACGCCGCGGACATCGAGGCCCGGATCAGCGACGGCCGCGGCCTCCTCGCCGACGGCGGGGTCTCCATCTCCAACCTCTTCTCCGGCGACGCGCCGGTGCGGCTGCTG
Coding sequences:
- a CDS encoding response regulator transcription factor — its product is MEHTRETREKPTARPAGDPPVSRRTVLVVEDDPTIADAVATRLRAEGLRVELAVDGPGAVRLAREIRPDLIVLDLMLPGFDGLEVCRRVQADRPVCVLMLTARTDETDLLVGLGVGADDYMTKPFSMRELAARVQALLRRVDRAAELARDSASEVLQLDGLELDQAQRRVWVRRGSERQEVHLTPTEHDLLVCLASRPRAVLSREELLSQVWGWTDASGTRTVDSHVKSLRRKIGPERIRTVHGVGYALQLPG
- a CDS encoding spermidine synthase yields the protein MTSATSAHRPTTHHPTTQEPATDDPVVVDRREGPWGEVVLRRRAERMEIISNGCFLMDTSDGTSERLLVRAALDALDTADGPGRPTPPGPRRDGPARVLIGGLGVGFSLAEAAADPRAGRITVVERESAVVEWHTVGDAPLARFSAGALARDDVRCVRADLLDHLRTTDERYDAICLDIDNGPDWTVTEGNAALYGAAGLRLLRGRLAPGGVLAVWSAAASEPFEERLRAAFPRVTRREVPVLVARGVPDVVYLASA